The following are encoded in a window of Cydia amplana chromosome 20, ilCydAmpl1.1, whole genome shotgun sequence genomic DNA:
- the LOC134657462 gene encoding serine/threonine-protein phosphatase 2A 55 kDa regulatory subunit B alpha isoform isoform X1, whose translation MATTTMVVSPLATQSSPKNKRRLFAEARQNSLHKLSVIFDHSHKNGNGGETTWCFSQVKGTLEDDVTEADLISCVEFNHDGELLATGDKGGRVVIFQRDPASKQCVPKKGEYNVYSTFQSHEPEFDYLKSLEIEEKINKIRWLKRKNQAHFLLSTNDKTIKLWKVSERDKRVTGYNTREESGRARDPARITQLRVPTWRPAEPMVEASSRRIFANAHTYHINSISLNSDQETYLSADDLRINLWHLEITDQSFNIVDIKPANMEELTEVITAAEFHPTECNLFVYSSSKGTIRLCDMRAAALCDRHAKLFEEPEDPHARSFFSEIISSISDVKLSNSGRYMMSRDYLGLKVWDLRMETKPVETYPVHEYLRSKLCSLYENDCIFDKFECCWSGDDQRLMTGSYNGFFRVFERACSGGRRGELTLEAARDAAARPRQPLRPRRVATTAKRKKDEISVDCLDFNKKILHTAWHPHESIIAVAATNNLFIFQDKF comes from the exons ATGGCGACCACCACGATGGTAGTATCGCCGCTGGCCACGCAGTCTTCGCCGAAGAACAAACGACGCCTGTTCGCCGAGGCGCGGCAAAATAGTCTGCACAAACTGAGCGTCATATTTGACCACTCACATAAAAATG GCAATGGTGGGGAGACGACATGGTGTTTCAGCCAGGTGAAAGGCACGCTCGAGGACGACGTCACAGAGGCCGACCTCATCTCCTGCGTGGAGTTCAACCACGATGGCGAGCTACTCGCCACCGGCGACAAGGGAGGCCGCGTCGTCATATTCCAG aGGGACCCAGCATCGAAACAGTGCGTGCCCAAGAAGGGAGAGTACAACGTGTACTCGACATTCCAGTCCCACGAGCCAGAGTTCGACTACCTCAAGTCGCTCGAGATCGAGGAGAAGATAAACAAGATACGGTGGCTCAAGCGCAAGAACCAAGCACACTTCCTGCTATCCACTAACGACAAGACTATTAAACTATGGAAG gTGTCGGAGCGTGATAAGCGCGTGACCGGTTACAACACGCGCGAGGAGAGCGGTCGCGCGCGGGACCCGGCGCGCATCACGCAGCTGCGCGTGCCCACGTGGCGGCCCGCCGAACCCATGGTCGAGGCATCCTCCAG GCGGATATTCGCGAACGCGCACACCTACCACATAAACTCGATCTCGCTCAACTCTGACCAGGAGACGTACCTGTCCGCGGACGACCTGCGCATCAACCTGTGGCACCTGGAGATCACGGACCAGAGCTTCAACATCGTGGACATCAAGCCTGCCAATATGGAGGAGCTTACAGAG GTGATCACCGCTGCAGAGTTTCATCCGACTGAATGCAATCTCTTTGTATATTCTAGTAGTAAGG GTACAATAAGGCTGTGCGACATGCGAGCCGCGGCGCTGTGCGACCGCCACGCCAAGCTCTTCGAGGAACCAGAGGACCCACATGCGCGTTCCTTCTTCTCGGAGATCATCTCGTCCATATCCGATGTCAAGCTCAGCAACTCGGGACG ATATATGATGtcaagagattatttaggtttaaAAGTATGGGATCTTAGAATGGAAACGAAACCAGTAGAAACATATCCA gtgcACGAGTATTTACGGTCGAAGCTGTGCTCGCTGTACGAAAATGACTGCATCTTCGACAAGTTCGAGTGCTGCTGGAGCGGGGACGACCAGCGGCTCATGACCGGCTCATACAACGGTTTCTTCAG GGTGTTCGAGCGCGCCTGCTCTGGGGGCCGCCGCGGGGAGCTGACGCTGGAGGCCGCGCGCGACGCGGCCGCGCGCCCGCGCCAGccgctgcgcccgcgccgcgtcGCCACCACCGCCAAGAGGAAGAAG
- the LOC134657462 gene encoding serine/threonine-protein phosphatase 2A 55 kDa regulatory subunit B alpha isoform isoform X2 translates to MLKKKEVPWFSNHRIRINDNFTNWRNPSCRLHWNTVCDCNGGETTWCFSQVKGTLEDDVTEADLISCVEFNHDGELLATGDKGGRVVIFQRDPASKQCVPKKGEYNVYSTFQSHEPEFDYLKSLEIEEKINKIRWLKRKNQAHFLLSTNDKTIKLWKVSERDKRVTGYNTREESGRARDPARITQLRVPTWRPAEPMVEASSRRIFANAHTYHINSISLNSDQETYLSADDLRINLWHLEITDQSFNIVDIKPANMEELTEVITAAEFHPTECNLFVYSSSKGTIRLCDMRAAALCDRHAKLFEEPEDPHARSFFSEIISSISDVKLSNSGRYMMSRDYLGLKVWDLRMETKPVETYPVHEYLRSKLCSLYENDCIFDKFECCWSGDDQRLMTGSYNGFFRVFERACSGGRRGELTLEAARDAAARPRQPLRPRRVATTAKRKKDEISVDCLDFNKKILHTAWHPHESIIAVAATNNLFIFQDKF, encoded by the exons ATGTTGAAAAAGAAAGAAGTGCCATGGTTTTCGAATCATCGGATTCGGATAAATGATAACTTTACGAATtggcggaacccttcgtgccgACTCCATTGGAACACAGTGTGCGATT GCAATGGTGGGGAGACGACATGGTGTTTCAGCCAGGTGAAAGGCACGCTCGAGGACGACGTCACAGAGGCCGACCTCATCTCCTGCGTGGAGTTCAACCACGATGGCGAGCTACTCGCCACCGGCGACAAGGGAGGCCGCGTCGTCATATTCCAG aGGGACCCAGCATCGAAACAGTGCGTGCCCAAGAAGGGAGAGTACAACGTGTACTCGACATTCCAGTCCCACGAGCCAGAGTTCGACTACCTCAAGTCGCTCGAGATCGAGGAGAAGATAAACAAGATACGGTGGCTCAAGCGCAAGAACCAAGCACACTTCCTGCTATCCACTAACGACAAGACTATTAAACTATGGAAG gTGTCGGAGCGTGATAAGCGCGTGACCGGTTACAACACGCGCGAGGAGAGCGGTCGCGCGCGGGACCCGGCGCGCATCACGCAGCTGCGCGTGCCCACGTGGCGGCCCGCCGAACCCATGGTCGAGGCATCCTCCAG GCGGATATTCGCGAACGCGCACACCTACCACATAAACTCGATCTCGCTCAACTCTGACCAGGAGACGTACCTGTCCGCGGACGACCTGCGCATCAACCTGTGGCACCTGGAGATCACGGACCAGAGCTTCAACATCGTGGACATCAAGCCTGCCAATATGGAGGAGCTTACAGAG GTGATCACCGCTGCAGAGTTTCATCCGACTGAATGCAATCTCTTTGTATATTCTAGTAGTAAGG GTACAATAAGGCTGTGCGACATGCGAGCCGCGGCGCTGTGCGACCGCCACGCCAAGCTCTTCGAGGAACCAGAGGACCCACATGCGCGTTCCTTCTTCTCGGAGATCATCTCGTCCATATCCGATGTCAAGCTCAGCAACTCGGGACG ATATATGATGtcaagagattatttaggtttaaAAGTATGGGATCTTAGAATGGAAACGAAACCAGTAGAAACATATCCA gtgcACGAGTATTTACGGTCGAAGCTGTGCTCGCTGTACGAAAATGACTGCATCTTCGACAAGTTCGAGTGCTGCTGGAGCGGGGACGACCAGCGGCTCATGACCGGCTCATACAACGGTTTCTTCAG GGTGTTCGAGCGCGCCTGCTCTGGGGGCCGCCGCGGGGAGCTGACGCTGGAGGCCGCGCGCGACGCGGCCGCGCGCCCGCGCCAGccgctgcgcccgcgccgcgtcGCCACCACCGCCAAGAGGAAGAAG
- the LOC134657462 gene encoding protein phosphatase PP2A 55 kDa regulatory subunit isoform X3: MFYRSNSDGNGGETTWCFSQVKGTLEDDVTEADLISCVEFNHDGELLATGDKGGRVVIFQRDPASKQCVPKKGEYNVYSTFQSHEPEFDYLKSLEIEEKINKIRWLKRKNQAHFLLSTNDKTIKLWKVSERDKRVTGYNTREESGRARDPARITQLRVPTWRPAEPMVEASSRRIFANAHTYHINSISLNSDQETYLSADDLRINLWHLEITDQSFNIVDIKPANMEELTEVITAAEFHPTECNLFVYSSSKGTIRLCDMRAAALCDRHAKLFEEPEDPHARSFFSEIISSISDVKLSNSGRYMMSRDYLGLKVWDLRMETKPVETYPVHEYLRSKLCSLYENDCIFDKFECCWSGDDQRLMTGSYNGFFRVFERACSGGRRGELTLEAARDAAARPRQPLRPRRVATTAKRKKDEISVDCLDFNKKILHTAWHPHESIIAVAATNNLFIFQDKF; encoded by the exons ATGTTTTATCGTTCAAACTCCGACG GCAATGGTGGGGAGACGACATGGTGTTTCAGCCAGGTGAAAGGCACGCTCGAGGACGACGTCACAGAGGCCGACCTCATCTCCTGCGTGGAGTTCAACCACGATGGCGAGCTACTCGCCACCGGCGACAAGGGAGGCCGCGTCGTCATATTCCAG aGGGACCCAGCATCGAAACAGTGCGTGCCCAAGAAGGGAGAGTACAACGTGTACTCGACATTCCAGTCCCACGAGCCAGAGTTCGACTACCTCAAGTCGCTCGAGATCGAGGAGAAGATAAACAAGATACGGTGGCTCAAGCGCAAGAACCAAGCACACTTCCTGCTATCCACTAACGACAAGACTATTAAACTATGGAAG gTGTCGGAGCGTGATAAGCGCGTGACCGGTTACAACACGCGCGAGGAGAGCGGTCGCGCGCGGGACCCGGCGCGCATCACGCAGCTGCGCGTGCCCACGTGGCGGCCCGCCGAACCCATGGTCGAGGCATCCTCCAG GCGGATATTCGCGAACGCGCACACCTACCACATAAACTCGATCTCGCTCAACTCTGACCAGGAGACGTACCTGTCCGCGGACGACCTGCGCATCAACCTGTGGCACCTGGAGATCACGGACCAGAGCTTCAACATCGTGGACATCAAGCCTGCCAATATGGAGGAGCTTACAGAG GTGATCACCGCTGCAGAGTTTCATCCGACTGAATGCAATCTCTTTGTATATTCTAGTAGTAAGG GTACAATAAGGCTGTGCGACATGCGAGCCGCGGCGCTGTGCGACCGCCACGCCAAGCTCTTCGAGGAACCAGAGGACCCACATGCGCGTTCCTTCTTCTCGGAGATCATCTCGTCCATATCCGATGTCAAGCTCAGCAACTCGGGACG ATATATGATGtcaagagattatttaggtttaaAAGTATGGGATCTTAGAATGGAAACGAAACCAGTAGAAACATATCCA gtgcACGAGTATTTACGGTCGAAGCTGTGCTCGCTGTACGAAAATGACTGCATCTTCGACAAGTTCGAGTGCTGCTGGAGCGGGGACGACCAGCGGCTCATGACCGGCTCATACAACGGTTTCTTCAG GGTGTTCGAGCGCGCCTGCTCTGGGGGCCGCCGCGGGGAGCTGACGCTGGAGGCCGCGCGCGACGCGGCCGCGCGCCCGCGCCAGccgctgcgcccgcgccgcgtcGCCACCACCGCCAAGAGGAAGAAG
- the LOC134657462 gene encoding protein phosphatase PP2A 55 kDa regulatory subunit isoform X4, which translates to MAGNGGETTWCFSQVKGTLEDDVTEADLISCVEFNHDGELLATGDKGGRVVIFQRDPASKQCVPKKGEYNVYSTFQSHEPEFDYLKSLEIEEKINKIRWLKRKNQAHFLLSTNDKTIKLWKVSERDKRVTGYNTREESGRARDPARITQLRVPTWRPAEPMVEASSRRIFANAHTYHINSISLNSDQETYLSADDLRINLWHLEITDQSFNIVDIKPANMEELTEVITAAEFHPTECNLFVYSSSKGTIRLCDMRAAALCDRHAKLFEEPEDPHARSFFSEIISSISDVKLSNSGRYMMSRDYLGLKVWDLRMETKPVETYPVHEYLRSKLCSLYENDCIFDKFECCWSGDDQRLMTGSYNGFFRVFERACSGGRRGELTLEAARDAAARPRQPLRPRRVATTAKRKKDEISVDCLDFNKKILHTAWHPHESIIAVAATNNLFIFQDKF; encoded by the exons ATGGCCG GCAATGGTGGGGAGACGACATGGTGTTTCAGCCAGGTGAAAGGCACGCTCGAGGACGACGTCACAGAGGCCGACCTCATCTCCTGCGTGGAGTTCAACCACGATGGCGAGCTACTCGCCACCGGCGACAAGGGAGGCCGCGTCGTCATATTCCAG aGGGACCCAGCATCGAAACAGTGCGTGCCCAAGAAGGGAGAGTACAACGTGTACTCGACATTCCAGTCCCACGAGCCAGAGTTCGACTACCTCAAGTCGCTCGAGATCGAGGAGAAGATAAACAAGATACGGTGGCTCAAGCGCAAGAACCAAGCACACTTCCTGCTATCCACTAACGACAAGACTATTAAACTATGGAAG gTGTCGGAGCGTGATAAGCGCGTGACCGGTTACAACACGCGCGAGGAGAGCGGTCGCGCGCGGGACCCGGCGCGCATCACGCAGCTGCGCGTGCCCACGTGGCGGCCCGCCGAACCCATGGTCGAGGCATCCTCCAG GCGGATATTCGCGAACGCGCACACCTACCACATAAACTCGATCTCGCTCAACTCTGACCAGGAGACGTACCTGTCCGCGGACGACCTGCGCATCAACCTGTGGCACCTGGAGATCACGGACCAGAGCTTCAACATCGTGGACATCAAGCCTGCCAATATGGAGGAGCTTACAGAG GTGATCACCGCTGCAGAGTTTCATCCGACTGAATGCAATCTCTTTGTATATTCTAGTAGTAAGG GTACAATAAGGCTGTGCGACATGCGAGCCGCGGCGCTGTGCGACCGCCACGCCAAGCTCTTCGAGGAACCAGAGGACCCACATGCGCGTTCCTTCTTCTCGGAGATCATCTCGTCCATATCCGATGTCAAGCTCAGCAACTCGGGACG ATATATGATGtcaagagattatttaggtttaaAAGTATGGGATCTTAGAATGGAAACGAAACCAGTAGAAACATATCCA gtgcACGAGTATTTACGGTCGAAGCTGTGCTCGCTGTACGAAAATGACTGCATCTTCGACAAGTTCGAGTGCTGCTGGAGCGGGGACGACCAGCGGCTCATGACCGGCTCATACAACGGTTTCTTCAG GGTGTTCGAGCGCGCCTGCTCTGGGGGCCGCCGCGGGGAGCTGACGCTGGAGGCCGCGCGCGACGCGGCCGCGCGCCCGCGCCAGccgctgcgcccgcgccgcgtcGCCACCACCGCCAAGAGGAAGAAG